In the genome of Oncorhynchus masou masou isolate Uvic2021 chromosome 26, UVic_Omas_1.1, whole genome shotgun sequence, one region contains:
- the LOC135515073 gene encoding 4-galactosyl-N-acetylglucosaminide 3-alpha-L-fucosyltransferase 9-like isoform X1 → MSTPASKGVLRPVLIVCFFMAGFVGIFLIYYKPPIKFLSCPTDQASHKGKAGCSPCPQVSMAGNHTGQKTHHAQTAIQADDDGDTDTIILIWMWPFGQAFDIDSCAYFNIKGCHLTVDKNLYSKAHGVIFHHRDIHGDLKNMPQEQRPWFQKWVWWNAESPANTNRIPGVDHLFNLTASYRLDSDIKVPYGSLVEVTSEDKIFELPKKDKLVCWVVSNWNPNYKRAQVFNELSRHVKIEAYGRHFSRYLENEDYSKTLSSCKFYLAFENSIYKDYATEKLFTAMKLGAVPVVLGPSRDNYEQFIPRDSFIHVDDFSSTEELAKNLLFLDQKKEEYMRYFTWRNNFKVQQWWFGLEHACRSCDYIQRNKGYKTFHNLNKWFWG, encoded by the coding sequence ATGTCCACTCCGGCTTCCAAGGGGGTTCTACGGCCTGTTCTGattgtctgtttttttatggcgggCTTCGTGGGAATATTCTTAATTTACTACAAACCCCCGATCAAGTTCCTTTCATGCCCTACTGACCAGGCATCCCACAAGGGGAAGGCTGGTTGTTCTCCCTGCCCTCAAGTAAGTATGGCAGGGAACCACACAGGGCAAAAAACACACCATGCACAGACAGCCATTCAGGCCGATGATGACGGAGACACAGACACTATCATTTTGATCTGGATGTGGCCATTTGGTCAGGCCTTTGACATAGACTCTTGTGCCTACTTTAACATCAAAGGCTGTCACCTAACAGTGGATAAAAACCTTTACAGCAAGGCGCACGGTGTCATATTCCACCATAGAGACATCCATGGAGACCTGAAGAACATGCCCCAAGAGCAACGTCCATGGTTCCAGAAATGGGTGTGGTGGAATGCAGAATCACCGGCTAACACAAACAGGATCCCTGGTGTTGACCACTTGTTCAATTTGACTGCCAGTTATCGACTGGATTCTGATATCAAGGTTCCATATGGGTCGCTTGTCGAGGTAACCAGTGAGGATAAAATCTTTGAGCTGCCCAAGAAGGACAAATTAGTCTGCTGGGTAGTGAGCAACTGGAACCCAAACTACAAGAGGGCACAGGTGTTCAACGAGCTCAGTAGGCATGTCAAAATAGAGGCCTATGGGAGGCATTTTAGTAGATACCTTGAAAACGAAGACTACTCAAAGACGCTGTCCAGCTGTAAATTCTACCTGGCATTTGAAAACTCCATCTACAAAGACTATGCTACAGAGAAGCTGTTCACTGCTATGAAGTTGGGAGCCGTGCCCGTTGTTCTAGGTCCATCCAGGGACAACTACGAGCAATTTATCCCAAGGGACTCTTTCATCCATGTGGATGACTTCTCCTCTACAGAGGAGCTGGCGAAGAATCTTCTCTTTCTCGACCAGAAAAAAGAAGAATACATGAGGTACTTCACCTGGCGAAATAACTTTAAAGTTCAACAATGGTGGTTTGGACTTGAGCACGCCTGTCGCTCATGTGATTACATTCAAAGAAATAAAGGATACAAAACTTTTCATAATCTAAATAAATGGTTTTGGGGCTAA
- the depdc4 gene encoding DEP domain-containing protein 4, producing MAADLTPRFRRLNSQTRSLRENVPPGFSGPFHATQLWHNIIQALQTQVEVRRRRRHLCLHPDCFTGSDAVDAVLSYLMQNVFFCASEVSRLKAARLCQALMEAKVFEAVGTKLFRRDKEATFEDTGCSLYRFQDCGSLPGSAIKAGKNGDTENMAPEDLVRKRKKGSRLSELRTISNPLALGPSDRRVERLLKIINLQPSLPKTITKAPTTIFLSKTVVEEVWKQQTLLQLLQTVELPVLDCILATPTRGAQPHPQAAALQLLQSHHQDLVISNTCLDRELPQTLNLPELDAWLVAAADCLELFPDQLIVLAGEHLLQQGSTTEGAERLAGQKKLLFDTMAKHYGDQEKSPLLTGRYLDIHMAILDLLDCGKVDDAVRAYQLCLHLLEPAGRDELRRLLAFMATAAHPDACRLHKQTDNRALISRTFLKAIVQNKELSRTQSERLLLFLMDNHTQLFKTPASLIDAVRRTLQILQQGRDPNNIAMFTFCQQVSLQQYEDQCEVATLESLKQLIRDISLSKALSVKERRRLVKEFQKHHPIVFLQHFSSTF from the exons ATGGCGGCTGATTTAACTCCGAGGTTTAGAAGACTGAACAGTCAAACACGGAGCCTTCGTGAAAATGTTCCACCAG GATTCTCTGGGCCCTTCCACGCTACACAGCTGTGGCACAACATCATCCAGGCGCTGCAGACACAGGTGGAGGTGCGACGGCGGCGGCGCCACCTGTGTCTGCACCCTGACTGCTTCACAGGCTCGGACGCAGTAGACGCTGTGCTCAGCTACTTGATGCAGAACGTCTTCTTCTGTGCCAGCGAGGTGTCACGTCTCAAGGCCGCCAGGCTCTGCCAGGCGCTCATGGAGGCCAAGGTGTTTGAGGCGGTGGGGACCAAGCTGTTCCGCCGGGACAAGGAGGCCACTTTCGAGGACACGGGCTGCAGCCTCTACCGTTTCCAGGACTGCGGCTCGCTGCCTGGCTCAGCCATTAAGGCTGGGAAAAATGGGGACACCGAGAACATGGCCCCCGAGGACTtagtgaggaagaggaagaaaggcTCTAG acTGAGTGAGCTGAGGACCATCTCCAACCCCCTGGCGCTGGGCCCCTCAGACCGGAGGGTAGAGAGGCTGCTGAAGATCATCAACCTgcagccctccctccctaaaACCATTACCAAAGCCCCCACCACCATCTTCCTTTCAAAGACAG tggtggaggaggtgtggaAGCAGCAGACGTTGCTTCAGCTGCTGCAGACGGTGGAGCTACCCGTGCTGGACTGTATCCTGGCGACTCCGACCCGAGGGGCCCAGCCCCACCCCCAGGCTGCCGCCCTGCAGCTGCTGCAGAGCCACCACCAGGACCTGGTCATCTCCAACACCTGCCTGGACCGTGAGCTGCCCCAGACCCTCAACCTTCCCGA GCTGGACGCATGGCTGGTGGCAGCCGCCGACTGCCTGGAGCTCTTCCCTGACCAGCTGATCGTGTTGGCGGGGGAGCACCTCCTCCAGCAGGGCAGTACcacagagggggcagagaggcTGGCCGGCCAGAAGAAACTGCTGTTTGACACCATGGCCAAGCACTACGGAGACCAGGAGAAGTCCCCGCTGCTAACCGGACGCTACCTGGATATCCATATGGCCATACTGGACCTGCTGG actGTGGGAAGGTGGATGATGCTGTCAGGGCCTATCAGCTGTGTCTGCATCTGTTGGAGCCTGCTGGGAGAGATGAGCTGAGGAGGCTCCTGGCCTTCATGGCCACAGCAGCCCATCCGGATGCATGCCGTCTGCACAAACAG ACAGACAACAGGGCCCTGATCAGCAGGACATTTCTGAAGGCCATCGTGCAGAATAAAGAGCTATCTCGTACCCAGAGTGAGAGGCTGCTGCTGTTTCTGATGGACAACCACACTCAGCTCTTTAAG ACCCCCGCATCGCTGATTGATGCTGTGAGGAGAACACTGCAAATCCTGCAGCAAGGAAGAGATCCAAACAACATTGCGA TGTTTACTTTCTGCCAGCAGGTGTCGCTGCAGCAGTATGAGGATCAGTGCGAGGTGGCCACCCTGGAGAGCCTGAAGCAGCTGATCAGGGACATCAGCCTGAGCAAGGCCCTGTCTgtcaaggagaggaggaggctggtcAAGGAGTTCCAGAAGCACCATCCCATAGTCTTCCTCCAGCACTTCTCCTCCACTTTCTAG